TCCTCGGCGAGCTGCGCCAGCCCGCACGCGGCGCACAGATCCATGGCCAGCGGATGCGCCGACTCGGTCTCGTCGACGATCGCGTCCAGGCGCGGAAAGTCGTCGGCCGCAGGCATTTTCCCGAGATCCAGCACCCGTGCCAGCGGACCCAGGCCGCAGCCGCGACACCCGTACGACGGCGCGCCGCTCATGGCACCATGGCCTGGTGCGTATCGAAGCGACCGACCTCGCCGACGTCCTGCTGCTGATCCCGGAGCCGTTCCGCGACGATCGCGGCCTGTTCACCAGAACCTTCGACGCCGCGGAGTTCGACGCGCACCTGGGCGAGCCCGGCGCGGCCGCGCGGTTCGTGCAGGATTCGCAGTCGCGCTCGCATCGGGGCGTGGTGCGCGGTATGCACGGGCGTTGCGGGCGCGGCGAGGCCAAGCTGGTGCGATGCGCGCACGGCGCGGTCCACGACGTGCTCGTCGACATCCGCCCCGGCTCGCCGACCTTCGGCCGGCAGCAGGCTTTCCTGCTGGACGACAACGACTTTCGTCACCTGTACGTGCCGCCCGGGTTCCTGCACGGCTTCCAGGCGCTGAGCGCCGTCGCCGACGTCTGCTACCGCATCGATCGGCCGCACGATCCTGCCGAGGATCTGGGCGTGGCCTACGACGACCCGGAGCTGGCCATCGACTGGCCGCAGCCGGTGACCCTGGTGTCCGCGCGCGACGCGGGGGCGGGGTCGTGGCGGGAGCTGCTGGCCGCCCTGCATCTCACACCCCGGTCCTGATCCGGCGCAGCTCGTCGTCGAGCACCCCGGACTCCTTGAGCGACTTCAGATGCGCCAGGCGGGTGAAACGCTGGAAGAAGGCGTCGGCGGTGAGCCCGCGGGCGGTGTACTCCCGATACAGTTCCGCCGCGCCGTCGGGGATGCTCCAGGTCGCCTCGAAGCCGAGTTCCTTGCGGGCGTAACCGAAATCGACCCGGTAGGAGCGCGGGTCCGCGCCGCTCTCGCCGGTGATGGCCAGGGTCGACTCCGGGACCACGTCGACCACCGCCTGCGCGATCTGCGCCACGGTCAGATTGTTGGCCTCGGTGCCCACGTTGTAGGCCCGGCAGTGCACGGCCTCGATCGGGGCGGTCAGGCAGGTAGCGAAGGCGCGGGCGATGTCCTGCGCGTGCACCAGCGGCCGCCACGGCGTGCCGTCGGAGAGCACCTTCACCTCGCCGGTGAGCACCGCGTAGCCGACGAGATTGTTGAGCACGATATCGGCCCGCAGCCGCGGCGAGAACCCGAAAGCGGTGGCATTGCGCAGGAATACGGGCGAGAAGCCGGAGTCGGCGATCGCGGCCACATCGTCCTCGACGCGGACCTTGGATTCGGCGTACGGGGTGAGCGGGCGCAGCGGCGCGTCCTCGGCCACCAGCCCGTCGCCGGCCGCGCCGTACACCGAACACGTGGAGGCGTAGAGGAATCGGCGCACCCCGGCCTCCTTGGCCAGCAGGGCCAGTCGCACCGAGGCGTGATGGTTGATGTCGTAGGTGATCTGCGGGGCCAGCGCGCCCAGCGGATCGTTGGACAGCGCCGCCAGATGCACCACCGCGTCGAAGCCGGCGAGCTGCTCGACGGTCACGTCGCGCAGGTCCACGCTCAGCGTCGGCGGCGCGGGCGGCGCCTCGCCCAGGACGCATTCGGCGAAATAGCCGCTGTCCAGGCCGGTCACGTCGTGACCGGCCCGCTGTAGCTCGGGCACCATGACGGTACCCAGATAGCCCTGATGCCCCGTGACCAGCACGCGCATGCCTATGCACCTCCGAAAGTGATGGTGGCCTTGTCGAGCAGGAACGCCTCGGCGTGCCGGGCGCGGCACTGCACCCCGCGCAACCGGGAAAGGGCCAGGAACGACTGCTCGTCGAACCAGTCCCGATCGCGTTGCGAGGGATAGTGTTTCATCAACAGCTCGGCCTTGCGCTCGGCGATTCCCGCGGGCAGCGGATGCAGCACCGTCGGCTGCGGGGTGTCGTTCTCCCACTTGAGGATCTCGTAGCCGAGGATCAGATGATCGCGGAACTCGGTGGGCGCCAGCTCCGCGAGCAGCCGGTGATCCTGGTGGGCGTCCCCGCGCTGCGGCGCGAACACCACCTGGGCGGCGCCGTCGCGGCGCAGCGCGCCCACCGCGTCCTTGACCCGCTCCCAGTGGGCGGGCGCGTAACCGTCGGAAATGTCGAGGACGCGCAGCTGCAGATCCGCTCCCGGGCAGAAGGATTCGAGCGCGGCCTGCTCCTCGCGGGCGCGCTCGGTGCCCGCGCCGGTCAGCACCAGCGCCCGCACCCGCAGGCCCGGTACCGCGGCGGCCAGGGTCAGCAGCGTGCCGCCCATGCCGATGGCCAGATCATCGCAATGGGCGGCCAGCAGCGCGATCTCGGTGACCGCGCCGGTGTCGAAGCGGATCATGCCGGGCGATCACCGGCCGCCGTGACGGGCCGCTCCCACACCATCCACGGGCGATCGCCCTGCATATAACCGGTGTCGAGTTCGGCGCGTTCCTTGAAGGTGTCGGCGGGCTTCCAGAAGCCGTGATGCTGATACCCGAACAGCCGGCCCTGCGCGGCCAGCGCGCCACAGGCGTCCTCGACCAGGTCGCCGCCGGGCGGCAGATGATCGAAAACCTCGGGGGTGAGCACGAAATAGCCGCCGTTCTCCCAGATCGGCAGCTGCGAGACCGGGGTGATGTTCTTGACCTCGCCCGCGGAGTTCACGTCCACGCAGTGGAAGGAGGACTGCGGCGGCACGATCATCATCGAGGCCGCGGCGCCGGAGGCCTGGAACTGCTCGATCATCTCGTCGAGCGGGGCATCGGTGAGCACGTCGGCGTAGTTGGCCAGGAAGTACGGTTCGCCCTCGAGGTGGCCGCGCACCCGGCGCAGGCGTTCCCCGATGGGCGATTCCACCCCGGTGTCGACGAAGGTGATGGTCCAGTCGCTGATATCCGACTGCAGCAGTTCCACCTTGCCGCCGCGAATCACGAAGTCGTTGGACACCGACTCCTGATAGGTGAGGAAGAAGTTCTTGATGTGGGCGGCGCCGTAGCCCAGGCACAGCACGAAGTCCTTGTGCCCGAAGTGCGCGTAGTAGCGCATGACGTGCCAGATCAGCGGGCGCGGGCCCACCATCTGCATGGGTTTGGGGATGACGTCCTCGGTGCCGTTGCGCATGCGCATGCCATAGCCGCCGCAGAACAGTACGACCTTCACTTCGCTTGCCTTTCTGCATGATTGGATGCGGCGGCATCGTCGGGCGTCGCATGGGTCGGTTCGAGCCGGGCGTGATGGAGATGGGGGAGGGGGTAGACGATCTCGGCCCCCCACTCGGTCACGTGGGCGAGTTGTGCGGTGATCTCGCGTTCCAGGTTCCAGGGCAGTACCACCACCACGTCGGGGCGGTCGGCGTCGATGCGCTCGGGCTCGTGGATCGGGATGCGGGTACCGGGCGTGAACCGGCCGTGCTTGTACGGATTGCGGTCGACGGTGTACTCGAGCAGGTCGGTACGGATGCCGCAGTAGTTGAGCAGGGTGTTGCCCTTGCCGGGCGCCCCGTAGCCGACCACCCGCTTACCGGATGCCTTGGCCGCCAACAGGTATCGCAGCAGGTCCTGGCGGACGCGCTCGGTGTCGGGGCGCAGTTCGAGGTAGCCGGCGACCTCGTGCAGGCCGGCGTCCGCCTCCAGCCGCAACACCTCGGCAACGCGTGCGCTCGGGGCCCCCGCGCCCTCGGGGCGCGCCCAGATGCGCAGCGAGCCGCCGTGGGTGCCGATCAGCTCGCAGTCCACCACCGCCAGGCCCGCCGTGGCCAGCGCGCGCTGCGCCGAGAGCAGGGTGTAGTACTGGAAATGCTCGTGGTAGATGGTGTCGAACTGGGCCAGCGCCACCAGGTTCAGGGCGTGGTGCACCTCGATCGAGAGCCAGCCGTCGTCGGCCAGCAGGGCCCGCAGCGAGCGGGTGAAGCCCAGCAGATCGGGGATGTGGGCATAGACATTGTTGGCCACCACCAGATTCGCGGGCCCGTGCTCGGCGCGTACCCGGGCGGCCAGTTCCTCGTCGAGGAAGGCGGTTTCGGTGGGAACGCCCTTGTCACGCGCTGCCGCACCGACATTCACCGACGGTTCGATGCCCAGGCAGGGGACGCCGGCGGCGACGGCATGCTGCAGCAGGTAGCCATCGTTGCTGGCGACCTCTACTATGAAACTCGCGCTGTTCAGATCGAGCCGTGCGATCGAGTCGTTCACGAAGAGTTCCGCGTGCCGGACCCAGCTATCGGAAAACGAGGAAAAGTACGCGTATTCCGTGAATGTCTCCTCCGGCGTGATGAGCGCCGGAATCTGCAGCAGCAGGCAGTTCTCGCACAGCCGCAGGTGCAGCGGATAGGTGGGCTCGGGGAGGTCGAGTTCCTCGGCGGTGAGGAACTTCTCGCACGGCGGGGTGGCGCCGAGATCGAGAACGGAGATCAAACTCCTGGAGTCGCAGAGACGGCAGCGCACGAAATTCCCCACCTTTCACCGAACACGGCTGCCCCTCGCAGCACCGGATGACCCTTGGTCGGTTCGGTCCGGCCTTACGTTACAACAGGATTGGCGGCTGCCACCGGGCCATACGGGTGACGAATAGTGCCAAAACAGCTGGATTTCTGCGACTCGCAGATCCGCGCGTCCCCGTGGCTAACGTTCGAGCCTTGCAGCACAAGGGTTTCGGCCAGCTCACCCGGTGCGCCCCCAGCGGTGCAAGCTGCGATTTTGCGAATAGGGGATATTCAGGGGAACCGCTGCGGTACCGGTTGTCACGAAACCCCGTTACTTTGTAGAAACGTTGGGCCGCTGCGGGATACAACCTGCACGCGGCCCAGAGGTGTGTAACATTCGGCATCTGGCCACCGAAAGACTCGACGGCCACATCGGTTGTCATGGTCCTGAAAGCCCTTGGGAAACCGGCGTCAGCCCGTAGTGGAACTGATCAGCGGGGATCGGAACCGAGTTCTCCCGTGGGGGAGGTGCGTTCGTTTCATGAGCTACAACATTTCCGCCGGTCGCGCCGTGCGCGCGAATCGGCCCCCCAGACCCGAGCCGCGCTCGGATCGTGAGCGCTGGCAAGCGGATTATGCGCGCCGGCTATTCATCAGCGACCTATGCGTGGTCGTGCTGTGCGTGGGGTTCGGGCAGTGGGTCCGCTTCGGCGGCTCCGGCGCCGAACCGCCCTTGGCCTCCCAGCTGCCGCTGGAAGTGCGCTACACCATGGTCTCGATCGTGCTGGCGGTGGCCTGGTCGGCGACGCTGGCCCTCAGTGGCACCCGGTCGCCGCGGGTAATCGGCAGTGGTACAGAGGAATATCGGCGTGTGGTGGCCGCGTCGCTCAAGCTCTTCGGCGGTATCGCGATCGTGTCGCTGCTGCTGCGCGTCGACATCGCCCGGGGGTATCTGGCGATCGCGTTGCCGGTGGGCATGCTCGGTCTCATGGTGGAGCGGCGGCTGTGGCGGCGATGGGTGGCCGTGCGCCGCGCGCGGGGGGCGTATCGCACCGCCGTGCTGGTGGTCGGCAGCCCGGAGGCGGCGCGGGCCATGGTGGCGGCCTTCTCCCGCGATCGGGACTCCGGCTACCAGGTGATCGGCGTCTGCACCCGCGACGACGGGGTCCTCGTCGACCGGGTGGTGGAGGTCGGCGGCCGCGAAATCCCGGTTGTCGCAGGCGATCACGATGTGATCGACGCGGTCCGGCGCACGGGCGCGGACACCGTCGCGGTCACCGCCACCGACAACCTGGGCCCGGCCGACTTCCGCCGGATGGCCTGGGAGCTGGACGAGCTGGGCGCCGAGCTCATCGTCACCCCCGGCCTGGTCGACATCGCCGGCACCCGCCTCACCCACCGGGTGCTGGCCGATATGCCCATGCTGCATGTCGAGAAGCCGCAATACGATCGCGCCAAGTCGATTCGCAAGGGCGTCTTCGACTTCTGCTTCGCCCTGGCGGCCCTGTTCGCCATCGCGCCCGCGCTGTGCCTGATCGCGCTGGCGGTCAAGGTCACCAGCCGCGGACCCGTCTTCTACCTCTCCGAGCGCATCGGCCGCGACGGCCGGCCGTTCCGGATGATCAAGTTCCGCAGCATGTACGCCGATGCCGAGGCCCACATCAGCGCCCTCATCGAGAGCAACGGCGGCAACCCGCTGTTCTTCAAGGTTCGTGACGATCCGCGAATCACCTCGGTGGGCAAGGTGATTCGCAAATACTCCCTCGACGAACTGCCCCAGTTCCTCAACGTCCTGCGCGGCGAGATGAGCATCGTCGGCCCCCGCCCGCAGGTGCAGCGCGAGGTCGACTCCTACGACGGCGTCATGCGCCGCCGCCTGCTGGTCAAACCCGGCGTCACCGGCCTCTGGCAGGTCAGCGGCCGCTCCGACCTCACCCCCGAAGACGCCATGCGCCTGGACCTGTCCTACGTCGAAAACTGGTCCATGGTCCTCGACCTTTTGCTGATCGCCAAAACCATCGGCGCGGTCACCAAAGGCGAAGGCGCCTACTAACACCCCACGACCCGAGGGCGCACACGGTTCACGATGTGTGCCCTCAATTGGTCTGCGCACCGTGCCCCCGAATAACCCAATCCACCGGACTCCCACCCTCTTCCGCCGCCTCGGCCCCATCCAGAATCCTGTCCAGGATCCCCGCCCGATCGAGCGTCGCGCGCCACCCGAAGCCCTCCCGAACACTCCGGATCACCGCCTGCAACACCACCGCATGAACCCGCTCCCGCGGCACCACCACCCGCCACCCCCACCCCTCCCATTCCCGCAACCTCGCCTCCACCACGGCCAGCACATCCTGAATAACCTGAACCTCCACCTCATCGGGGTCGTCACACAACATGACGACCTCCGAACATGATTTGCCCGCAACGGTGGATCGCGTCCACACAGCACCACCACAACTCGCTCCCTGATCGAGCGGGACTTTCGGCCGATGCTGTTTTCCGCTCCAGCCGGTCGATGATCGCCAGAGCCGACCATGGATTGCTGCCCGACATCCTCGCCCACCTCCTTGTAGTTTCCGTGGTGCCAGAAGACCATCGAATCCCGCGTGGAACAGCTTGATTCGGACGTTTCACTCCGGTTCGTGCGAACCGTCAGGTCGCGGTCCGGATTCGGCGTACCGTCAGTTCCGCGCGGGCGTTGTGTTTCGTTCCGAATCTTCGGAGGGTGCGGGCATGGACAGCAATGATGAGCCTTCGACGCTGCCCCGTCGGCAGTTGGGACGCTTTCTACGCGAAGCCCGCGACAACCGCGGGCTGCCCATGGACCGTGCGGCCCAACTCGTAGAGCTGAGCAAGACCGCATTGCACCGGATCGAGACCGGCGGGGTGAAGAAGCTTCGCATTCGCGACGTTCAAGCCCTGTGCGAGCTTTACGAGGTGACCGCCGCCGACACGGCCCGTGCCGTCGAACTGGCCAAACAAGCCCAGACGACGTCCTGGTACAGCGCCTTCCGGGGTCTCTACAGCGATACGACCTTCAACATGTTCGTTGGGCTGGCCGCCGCCGCAACGCAATTGACCACGTATCACGAAATAGTCCCTGGCCTCGCTCAGACGGCCGACTACGCGCGCGCACTAATCAGTGCGTTCTATGTGGACAGCAGCGACGAGGACATCGAACGTCGAGTCGAGTTGTGCGTCTCAAACGCCAGACCATAGTCACGCGTAAGGCCGATCCGGTCGAACTCGAGCTGCTGCTTCACGAATCAGCATTGCATCGCGTGGTCGGCGGGCCACGCGTGATGACGGCACAGTTGCACCATCTCGCGGAGTTCGGCAAGCTGCCCAACGTTTCGCTGCGCGTTCAGCCGTTCGCGAGTGGGTGCAGCCGGGGCTTGCTCCACGGCCCGTTCATCATTCTCGAATTCAGGGCGGACAGCAGGTCGCGTCCCGTCGAGCCGCCGCTTGTCTACCTCGAAGGCGCGGGGAAGCCGGACATCTACATGGAAAGCCGCGACGATGTACGCCAGTACCATGAAATTGCCTCGGCCATAAGGAAGACGGCCTTGAGCGAGACGCAATCGCGAGACCTGCTGCGACAGGCGGCAAGGAGCTATAAGGCATGACCTCCGACCTATCCGGAGCCAACTGGTTCAAGAGCAGCCATAGCAGTGGTCAAACCGAATGCGTCGAGGTCGCCTTCCTGCCCGGTGGTGAGGTCGGAGTCCGAGACTCCAAGAACCCAACCGGCCCATCTTTGATCTTCCCTCCCGCCCAATGGGATGCCTTCACCACAGGCATGCGATCGGGAACCCTCATCCGCCCAGCTTGACGCCTACTCCGCGCGTGGACTCTCACGAGCAGGCCGCGGAGGTGTGGAAAGCTCATGTGATCCCGCTGGCATCAGCGTGTTTTCGTTGTGCGGGCGAAGGGGTCGGCGCCGGTGAGGGCTGTGCTGGCGGTCCACAGGGCGGCGGCGGTGGTGGGGTCGGTCATGTGGGGGAGGGGGTTCTCCTGCTGGGGGCGGCCGCGGAGGCCGAAAACCGCTGGGCCCCAGAGTTGTCCGCTGACGATCTCGGGGTCGAGGACGGCACGGACCAGGGGGTGGGCGCCGGCGTGCTTGCCGTGCAGGACCAGGCGGGCGGGGGAGCTGTAGATCCGCTGCGCGATGGAGGTGGCGAACAATGGCCGTCGGGACGGGGTCAGGGCGTCGAGCGCGCCGCCCGGGTGCACGACGATGCTCGCGGTGTGCGGCGCATGGGCGCGCAGGCGGCGGTCGAGTTCGAAACCGAAGAGCATCTGGGCCAGCTTCGATCGGCCGTAGGTGCGCTTGGGGCGGTAGTCGTGCTCGCAGTGGAGATCGTCGAGATCGAGTCGCTCCGAGCGGGCCGCGAAACTGCCGACGGTGACGATTCGGCTGCCCGCCGTCGCGGTCAGCAGCGGCGCTAGATGAGCGGTCAGCGCGAAATGTCCGAGATAGTTTGTCGCGAACATCAATTCGTGGCCCTGCCGATCGGTGCGGCGTTCGGGTTCGGACAGCAGGATCCCGGCATTGAGCACGACCGCGTCCAACCGGTCGATACCGAGGTTCTCGACCGCCTCGGCAAGGCTCGACAGGTCCGACAGATCCATGCGCACCTGCCGCAGCCGTGCCCCCTCGACACGTGAACCGATCAGCCGCATCGCCACCTCCGCCTTGGCGGTGTCGCGGCAGGCCAGCACCACGGTCGCGCCGCTGGCGGCGAGTTGTTCCGCCGCGAAATACCCGATGCCCGCGCTCGCTCCGGTCACCAAGAAAATCTTGTCATCGGCCCGAATGCCGTTCTGCCAGGTCATACCACCGACCCTCGCACCAGGCTCTTGCACCGCCCTCACACGCCGCTGGCGCGACCGCACCGCCGAAAGAGCAACGCGATTACTCGGCTCCGCCGGGGCCGACGTGAGGGCATGGTTGGGACCCGTCGGGATGACGGGCGTGGCAGACTTTCTGCGATACGTCGGATGGGGGAAGGATGACTGTGGAATTGGTGGTCGGGGTGGGGGGTTCCGACGACGATGTCGCGGAACTGCATTCGTTGTTCGAGGCGCTGGTCGAGGACGACGAGTTGCGGGCGGCACGGAAATCTCTGGCTGCCGCCGCCGAACAGCGCGGCACCCTGGGCGCCGAGGAAGTCATTCGCATCGCCGTGGATTCGGCCGCGCTGTGTACCGCACTGTCGACCTGTGTGGTCGCCTGGCTGCGGATGCGCCGGCCCACGCTGCGCATGACGTTCACCGGCCCCGACGGGGCGAGCGCCGAGATCGACGCCACGGGTACGCGAGCCGTGGAGCACGTGCAGATTTTGGAGGTCATCGAACGGGTGCGGGGGCGCGTGGATGGCGCTTCCTGACCCGGAGGCGTCCCGTGCGGTACTGATCGGAACCGCGAACTATGCCGCGGATTCCGGCTACGAATCCTTCGCGGAGGTCGCGGGCAGCGTGCGCGATTTCGCCGCGTTCCTGCGCTCCGGCACCGGACTGCCCGAGGAGCATGTCGAGGTGGTGCTCGATCCGCCCGACAGCGCGAGCGTGGCCGCCGCCGTCACCGCGGCCGCACGCGCGGCGCGGGGGCTGCTGCTGGTCTACTACGTCGGCCACGGCACGGTCGTCGACAATCAACTTCACTTGACGCACAGCGGATCTCGCGCCGACGACGCGGATGTGACGGCGCTGGCGTACGCGGTGCTGCGCGCCCGGATCAAACGCGACGCGCGGGGACCCGTCGTGGTGATCCTCGATTGCTGCCACAGCGGCAAGGCGTTCGGGCGGGAGGTGCTCGCCCGCGACGCCGAGGTGCTGCGGGAGGCGACCGATATCGACGGCGCGTTCGTGCTCACCGCCACCGACGAGAAGAGCAGGTTCGCCGTCGCGCGAGGCGGAGGCGGGCGGACCGCCTTCACGGCAATGCTGCTCGATGTGCTGCGCACCGGGTTGCCCACCGACGATCGCTACCTGACGATGCCGCTGCTGTATCGCGAACTGCGGGATCGGCTGTCCGCCGCGAATCTGCCCAAACCCAAAGCGCTGGAACGCGGTACGGCCGGCCAGGTGGCGTTGGCGGAGAATCCGGGCTGGACCGGCCGCGCGCTGCCGGCCGGGCTGCCGCGCGACATCACCACGGCGTATCTGTCCCAGGTCCGCGACCTCGCCCCGGCCGAGGGACTGATCGATCGCGGCCCGGAGCTGGCCGAACTCGCCGAATTCTGCGCCGGTGACGAGCCGTATGTCCGGTGGCAGGCGGGGCCGTGGGCGGGCAAGACCGCGCTGATGTCCTGGTTCGCGCTGCATCCGCCGCCCGCGGTGCACGTGGTGTCGTTCTTCGTCACCTCCCGCCTGGCCGGTCAAGACGATCACCACGCCTTCACCGACGCTGTGCTGGAACAGCTCTCGGCGCTGCTGCCCGATCAGGCGGCCGCGCTCGACGCTACGGTCAACCGCGACGCGTACCGTCTCCATCTGCTCGAGCTCGCCGCGGCTCGCGCGGCCGCGAGCGGCGAGCGGATCGTGCTGCTGGTGGACGGGCTCGACGAGGATCGCGGCAAACCCAGCATCGCCTCGCTGCTGCCGAAGCGGCCCGGGCCGGGGCTGCGCGTCATCGTCGCCGGACGCCCCAATCCCGCGCTGCCGCTGGATGTTTCGCCGAGCCATCCGCTACAGCACTGCCGCCGGCGCGAACTTTCGCCCGCCGCCACGGCTTTCGACATTCGCCGGGCGGCGCGGCTCGAATTGTGGTCGCTGCTGGAACGATCCGAGGCCGATCAGGAGATCCTCGGCCTGGTCACCGCCGCGCACGGCCTCACCGGAGGCGAACTCGAAGACCTCACCGGGCAACCGCCGTTTCGCATCGAGGCCATCCTGTCGGGGGTGACGGGCCGCACCTTCCGGGTGGGGTCGAGCCGATTCGAGTCCGAGCAGATCAACCTGCTCGCCCACGAAACCCTGCAGCGGGAAGCCGAGAATGCCCTGGGCCGAACCTTGTTGGACGGCTTCCGGCGCCGGATACACGACTGGGCCGGCCGCTACCGCGCACTGGGTTGGCCGGACTCCACGCCGAGTTATCTGCTCACCCGGTACTTCTCGATGCTGCGCCGCTCGGGCGATCTGGCGCGAATGACCGAGCTGGCGCTGGACACCGCGCGCCACGATCGCCTGCTCGACCGCACCGGCGGCGACGGCACGGCGCGGACCGAGATCTCGACGGTCGCGGGGCTCTGGCTCGACCAACGCGATCCCGACCTGGTGGCGGTGTGCGAGCTCGCCATGCGGGGGCGGCGATTGACCCAGCGCGGCGCGAACATTCCCGTCCGGCTGCCCGCCGCGGTCGCCCTGCTCGGCGATCTGCCGCGGGCCCAGAGTCTGGC
This sequence is a window from Nocardia yunnanensis. Protein-coding genes within it:
- the rfbC gene encoding dTDP-4-dehydrorhamnose 3,5-epimerase codes for the protein MRIEATDLADVLLLIPEPFRDDRGLFTRTFDAAEFDAHLGEPGAAARFVQDSQSRSHRGVVRGMHGRCGRGEAKLVRCAHGAVHDVLVDIRPGSPTFGRQQAFLLDDNDFRHLYVPPGFLHGFQALSAVADVCYRIDRPHDPAEDLGVAYDDPELAIDWPQPVTLVSARDAGAGSWRELLAALHLTPRS
- a CDS encoding NAD-dependent epimerase/dehydratase family protein, with translation MRVLVTGHQGYLGTVMVPELQRAGHDVTGLDSGYFAECVLGEAPPAPPTLSVDLRDVTVEQLAGFDAVVHLAALSNDPLGALAPQITYDINHHASVRLALLAKEAGVRRFLYASTCSVYGAAGDGLVAEDAPLRPLTPYAESKVRVEDDVAAIADSGFSPVFLRNATAFGFSPRLRADIVLNNLVGYAVLTGEVKVLSDGTPWRPLVHAQDIARAFATCLTAPIEAVHCRAYNVGTEANNLTVAQIAQAVVDVVPESTLAITGESGADPRSYRVDFGYARKELGFEATWSIPDGAAELYREYTARGLTADAFFQRFTRLAHLKSLKESGVLDDELRRIRTGV
- a CDS encoding PIG-L deacetylase family protein translates to MIRFDTGAVTEIALLAAHCDDLAIGMGGTLLTLAAAVPGLRVRALVLTGAGTERAREEQAALESFCPGADLQLRVLDISDGYAPAHWERVKDAVGALRRDGAAQVVFAPQRGDAHQDHRLLAELAPTEFRDHLILGYEILKWENDTPQPTVLHPLPAGIAERKAELLMKHYPSQRDRDWFDEQSFLALSRLRGVQCRARHAEAFLLDKATITFGGA
- a CDS encoding sugar phosphate nucleotidyltransferase, producing MKVVLFCGGYGMRMRNGTEDVIPKPMQMVGPRPLIWHVMRYYAHFGHKDFVLCLGYGAAHIKNFFLTYQESVSNDFVIRGGKVELLQSDISDWTITFVDTGVESPIGERLRRVRGHLEGEPYFLANYADVLTDAPLDEMIEQFQASGAAASMMIVPPQSSFHCVDVNSAGEVKNITPVSQLPIWENGGYFVLTPEVFDHLPPGGDLVEDACGALAAQGRLFGYQHHGFWKPADTFKERAELDTGYMQGDRPWMVWERPVTAAGDRPA
- a CDS encoding class I SAM-dependent methyltransferase — protein: MRCRLCDSRSLISVLDLGATPPCEKFLTAEELDLPEPTYPLHLRLCENCLLLQIPALITPEETFTEYAYFSSFSDSWVRHAELFVNDSIARLDLNSASFIVEVASNDGYLLQHAVAAGVPCLGIEPSVNVGAAARDKGVPTETAFLDEELAARVRAEHGPANLVVANNVYAHIPDLLGFTRSLRALLADDGWLSIEVHHALNLVALAQFDTIYHEHFQYYTLLSAQRALATAGLAVVDCELIGTHGGSLRIWARPEGAGAPSARVAEVLRLEADAGLHEVAGYLELRPDTERVRQDLLRYLLAAKASGKRVVGYGAPGKGNTLLNYCGIRTDLLEYTVDRNPYKHGRFTPGTRIPIHEPERIDADRPDVVVVLPWNLEREITAQLAHVTEWGAEIVYPLPHLHHARLEPTHATPDDAAASNHAERQAK
- a CDS encoding sugar transferase; this encodes MSYNISAGRAVRANRPPRPEPRSDRERWQADYARRLFISDLCVVVLCVGFGQWVRFGGSGAEPPLASQLPLEVRYTMVSIVLAVAWSATLALSGTRSPRVIGSGTEEYRRVVAASLKLFGGIAIVSLLLRVDIARGYLAIALPVGMLGLMVERRLWRRWVAVRRARGAYRTAVLVVGSPEAARAMVAAFSRDRDSGYQVIGVCTRDDGVLVDRVVEVGGREIPVVAGDHDVIDAVRRTGADTVAVTATDNLGPADFRRMAWELDELGAELIVTPGLVDIAGTRLTHRVLADMPMLHVEKPQYDRAKSIRKGVFDFCFALAALFAIAPALCLIALAVKVTSRGPVFYLSERIGRDGRPFRMIKFRSMYADAEAHISALIESNGGNPLFFKVRDDPRITSVGKVIRKYSLDELPQFLNVLRGEMSIVGPRPQVQREVDSYDGVMRRRLLVKPGVTGLWQVSGRSDLTPEDAMRLDLSYVENWSMVLDLLLIAKTIGAVTKGEGAY
- a CDS encoding Scr1 family TA system antitoxin-like transcriptional regulator, yielding MDSNDEPSTLPRRQLGRFLREARDNRGLPMDRAAQLVELSKTALHRIETGGVKKLRIRDVQALCELYEVTAADTARAVELAKQAQTTSWYSAFRGLYSDTTFNMFVGLAAAATQLTTYHEIVPGLAQTADYARALISAFYVDSSDEDIERRVELCVSNARP
- a CDS encoding DUF5753 domain-containing protein; the protein is MRLKRQTIVTRKADPVELELLLHESALHRVVGGPRVMTAQLHHLAEFGKLPNVSLRVQPFASGCSRGLLHGPFIILEFRADSRSRPVEPPLVYLEGAGKPDIYMESRDDVRQYHEIASAIRKTALSETQSRDLLRQAARSYKA
- a CDS encoding DUF397 domain-containing protein, with translation MTSDLSGANWFKSSHSSGQTECVEVAFLPGGEVGVRDSKNPTGPSLIFPPAQWDAFTTGMRSGTLIRPA
- a CDS encoding SDR family NAD(P)-dependent oxidoreductase; its protein translation is MTGASAGIGYFAAEQLAASGATVVLACRDTAKAEVAMRLIGSRVEGARLRQVRMDLSDLSSLAEAVENLGIDRLDAVVLNAGILLSEPERRTDRQGHELMFATNYLGHFALTAHLAPLLTATAGSRIVTVGSFAARSERLDLDDLHCEHDYRPKRTYGRSKLAQMLFGFELDRRLRAHAPHTASIVVHPGGALDALTPSRRPLFATSIAQRIYSSPARLVLHGKHAGAHPLVRAVLDPEIVSGQLWGPAVFGLRGRPQQENPLPHMTDPTTAAALWTASTALTGADPFARTTKTR
- a CDS encoding effector-associated constant component EACC1, which encodes MTVELVVGVGGSDDDVAELHSLFEALVEDDELRAARKSLAAAAEQRGTLGAEEVIRIAVDSAALCTALSTCVVAWLRMRRPTLRMTFTGPDGASAEIDATGTRAVEHVQILEVIERVRGRVDGAS